Proteins from a single region of Hymenobacter aquaticus:
- a CDS encoding L,D-transpeptidase family protein, producing MLSDFLSLPPQPSANAARPETSGARRPWWPLARRVARRTRLLSCWVPLLLAPQWCSQLPATQPLAATLTTESTAPQPDPLPALIRALLDTTAAGSPEAADAQLGLAAGPDVRTFYGQDCIPGWLPAAGPSPTAALRLLARAAEFGLRPTDYATPRLLALHDSLARNTPGAPPRLRQQARFDVALSDAVLRFMRDLSRGRLRPYTVSAAEKAAGRLWQPAPVLRAALAAGTVPAAMLAGQPTHREYRQLQQALAHWLARPPHPDSATFHRVQYEHAALNLERWRWNVLPPDSDYVLINIPAYELLVVAHDSVVRRHRVVVGKPETPTPTLSSQIRSFTLAPDWHVPRSIATKEILPHLRDDAGYLARNELALYDARGRQLDPYSVDWSRVTAKNFAYSIRQGAGCENALGNVVFRFANPYAVYLHDTPMRQYFDRPDRALSHGCIRLQHPLQLAAYLLRREGRPVRLPSEEECARQPRPRDVRLRRPLPLHIRYATCTAENGHLRFLPDIYHRDEAIRRALFGPVGRPRPVAQGGQPAAL from the coding sequence GTGCTGTCCGACTTTCTCTCCTTGCCGCCGCAACCGTCGGCCAACGCGGCGCGGCCGGAAACTTCCGGCGCGCGGCGGCCGTGGTGGCCCCTGGCCCGGCGGGTAGCGCGCCGCACCCGGCTGCTGAGCTGCTGGGTGCCGCTGCTGCTGGCGCCGCAGTGGTGCAGCCAGCTCCCCGCCACCCAGCCGCTGGCCGCCACCCTCACCACGGAAAGCACCGCCCCGCAGCCGGACCCGCTGCCCGCCCTGATTCGGGCCTTACTTGATACGACGGCAGCGGGCAGCCCGGAGGCTGCCGATGCCCAACTCGGCTTGGCGGCCGGCCCCGACGTGCGCACGTTCTACGGTCAAGACTGCATCCCGGGCTGGCTGCCCGCGGCTGGCCCCAGCCCCACGGCGGCACTGCGGCTGCTGGCCCGGGCGGCGGAATTTGGGTTGCGCCCCACCGACTACGCCACTCCCCGGCTGCTGGCCCTACACGACTCCCTGGCGCGGAACACGCCCGGCGCGCCTCCCCGGCTCCGCCAGCAGGCCCGGTTCGACGTGGCCCTGAGCGACGCGGTGCTGCGCTTCATGCGCGACCTGAGCCGCGGGCGGCTGCGGCCCTACACGGTGTCGGCGGCGGAAAAAGCGGCGGGGCGGCTTTGGCAGCCGGCCCCGGTGCTGCGGGCCGCGCTGGCGGCGGGCACCGTGCCGGCGGCCATGCTGGCCGGGCAGCCCACGCACCGCGAATACCGCCAGCTGCAGCAGGCCCTGGCCCACTGGCTGGCCCGGCCGCCGCACCCCGACTCGGCCACTTTTCACCGGGTGCAGTACGAGCACGCGGCCCTGAACCTGGAGCGCTGGCGCTGGAATGTCCTGCCCCCGGATTCCGACTATGTGCTGATCAACATTCCGGCGTACGAGCTGCTGGTGGTGGCCCACGACTCGGTGGTGCGGCGGCACCGGGTGGTGGTGGGTAAGCCCGAAACGCCCACGCCCACGCTCAGCAGCCAGATCCGCTCCTTTACCCTGGCTCCCGACTGGCACGTGCCCCGCTCCATTGCCACCAAGGAGATACTGCCCCACCTACGGGACGATGCCGGCTACCTGGCCCGCAACGAGCTGGCCCTCTACGACGCCCGGGGCCGGCAGCTGGACCCCTACTCGGTCGACTGGAGCCGGGTGACGGCCAAGAACTTTGCGTATTCCATCCGGCAGGGGGCGGGCTGTGAAAACGCGCTGGGCAACGTTGTTTTCCGCTTCGCCAACCCCTACGCCGTGTACCTGCACGATACGCCCATGCGCCAGTATTTCGACCGGCCTGACCGGGCCCTGAGCCACGGCTGCATCCGGCTGCAGCACCCGCTGCAACTGGCCGCCTACCTGCTGCGCCGCGAGGGCCGCCCGGTGCGGCTGCCCAGTGAGGAAGAATGTGCCCGCCAGCCCCGCCCCCGCGACGTACGGCTGCGCCGGCCCCTGCCCCTGCACATCCGCTACGCCACCTGCACGGCCGAAAACGGCCACCTGCGCTTCCTGCCCGACATTTACCACCGCGACGAAGCTATTCGCCGGGCGCTGTTCGGGCCCGTGGGCCGGCCGCGGCCCGTGGCGCAGGGCGGTCAGCCGGCGGCGTTGTGA
- a CDS encoding YbbN family protein translates to MTTSAAPLSSRPADSAVLLVLLPVAAGAAGAAQLATNTALTTLQQQLGSAIRVLRVDEASHPVVVRSFQPTNLPALVLVQQGVELWRQQGLPEGNTLGPLLLSKLRPAR, encoded by the coding sequence ATGACCACCTCCGCCGCTCCTCTGTCCTCCCGTCCGGCCGATTCGGCGGTGCTGCTGGTGCTGCTACCAGTGGCAGCGGGAGCGGCCGGAGCGGCCCAGCTGGCCACCAACACGGCCCTGACGACGTTGCAGCAGCAACTGGGCTCGGCCATCCGGGTACTCCGCGTCGATGAGGCCAGCCACCCGGTGGTGGTGCGCAGCTTCCAGCCCACCAACCTGCCCGCCCTGGTGCTGGTGCAGCAGGGCGTGGAGCTGTGGCGGCAGCAGGGCCTGCCCGAGGGCAATACGCTGGGGCCGCTGCTGCTGAGTAAGCTCCGGCCCGCCCGCTGA
- a CDS encoding sensor histidine kinase, whose product MLPASLSSALLDLLYTQAHEFVGIYDLTQGWFTQVNQAGLRLLGYPSEQAFFTDPVRNLHVTPWTPAQWQTLYTRAREQGKQEIEAELRRYTGTSFWARLELSYFDADGQPFFLVRLTEQSRLQQAERELEHSVRRFEAVFTNATIGIIVCDRPGTIVSANQLSGQLFGYAPQELLGHNIDILVPHAAGRHHDKLRESFNAHPQVRGMGHHRDLQARRQDGTVFPVEVSLSYFYLDQELYVVAYVLDITFKKEAERELIAQRQHVERLNADLEQKVADRTHALLNTLGQLEQRSQELAQALAAEQELGELKSRFVSMASHEFRTPLTAVLTSATLIEKYPTTDQQDKRLKHLQRIRTSVNHLNDILEEFLSVGRIEEGKIEAHPTPLNLATLLEETVTDVQGLLKAGQRIERQLLCPAPVRLDPSLLRKILVNLLSNAIKYSGEHSLVTVQADCRQNRLTLRVQDQGVGISREDQEHLFERFFRARNAANVPGTGLGLYIIARYLDLMGGTIALQSELNHGTTVTITIPYENHPAD is encoded by the coding sequence ATGCTTCCGGCCTCCCTCTCTTCCGCCCTCCTCGACTTGCTCTACACCCAGGCGCACGAGTTTGTGGGCATATATGACCTCACGCAGGGCTGGTTTACGCAGGTCAACCAGGCCGGCCTGCGGCTTTTGGGCTACCCGTCGGAGCAGGCTTTCTTCACTGACCCCGTCCGCAACCTGCACGTGACGCCCTGGACGCCGGCCCAGTGGCAAACCCTGTATACCCGGGCCCGGGAGCAGGGCAAGCAGGAAATAGAGGCCGAGCTCCGGCGCTACACGGGTACGTCGTTCTGGGCCCGGCTCGAACTTTCCTACTTCGACGCCGACGGGCAGCCATTCTTCCTGGTGCGCCTCACCGAGCAAAGCCGCCTGCAACAGGCCGAGCGGGAGCTGGAGCACAGCGTGCGGCGCTTTGAGGCCGTCTTTACCAACGCCACCATCGGCATCATCGTCTGCGACCGGCCTGGCACCATCGTATCGGCCAACCAGCTCAGCGGCCAGCTGTTCGGCTACGCGCCCCAGGAGCTGCTGGGCCACAACATCGACATCCTGGTGCCCCACGCCGCCGGCCGCCACCACGACAAGCTGCGCGAATCCTTCAACGCCCACCCCCAGGTGCGCGGCATGGGCCACCACCGCGACCTACAGGCCCGCCGCCAGGACGGCACCGTGTTTCCCGTGGAGGTGAGCCTGAGCTACTTCTACCTCGACCAGGAGCTCTACGTGGTGGCCTACGTGCTCGACATCACCTTCAAGAAGGAAGCCGAGCGGGAGCTTATTGCCCAGCGCCAGCACGTGGAGCGCCTCAATGCCGACCTGGAGCAAAAGGTGGCCGACCGCACCCACGCCCTGCTCAATACCCTGGGCCAGCTGGAGCAGCGCAGCCAGGAGCTAGCCCAGGCCCTGGCCGCCGAGCAGGAGCTGGGCGAGCTCAAGTCGCGCTTCGTGAGCATGGCCTCCCACGAGTTCCGCACCCCGCTCACGGCCGTGCTGACCTCGGCCACGCTCATCGAAAAGTACCCCACCACCGACCAGCAGGACAAGCGCCTGAAGCACTTGCAGCGCATCCGCACCTCCGTCAACCACCTCAACGACATCCTGGAAGAGTTCCTGTCGGTGGGCCGCATCGAGGAAGGCAAGATCGAAGCCCACCCCACCCCGCTGAACCTGGCCACGCTGCTGGAAGAAACCGTGACCGACGTGCAGGGCCTGCTCAAAGCCGGGCAGCGCATCGAGCGGCAGCTGCTCTGCCCCGCCCCCGTGCGCCTCGACCCTTCGCTGCTGCGCAAAATCCTGGTTAATTTGCTGTCCAACGCCATTAAGTACTCCGGCGAGCATTCCCTGGTAACGGTGCAGGCCGACTGCCGCCAGAACCGGCTCACCCTGCGCGTGCAGGACCAGGGCGTCGGCATTTCCCGCGAAGACCAGGAGCACCTGTTCGAGCGGTTTTTCCGGGCCCGTAATGCCGCCAACGTGCCCGGCACGGGCCTGGGCCTCTACATCATTGCCCGCTACCTCGACCTGATGGGCGGCACCATTGCCCTGCAGAGCGAGCTGAACCACGGCACCACCGTCACCATCACCATTCCCTATGAAAACCATCCTGCTGATTGA
- a CDS encoding response regulator: MKTILLIEDNELIRENTAEILELSGYHVLTAENGKIGVERALATKPDLVVCDIMMPVLDGYGVLQIFNQNPQLAGVPFIFLTAKTERTDQRRGMELGADDYLTKPFDEAELLSAISGRLNRFRHLKPDYDLQAPEGLNEFLDDARAVGNLASLSADRRVHTVRKKHDIYLEGDEPTRVYFVKSGRVKTVKATAGGKELITGLYGAGEFFGYLPLLQQTAHSDSAVAVDDSELVYIPRDDFAQLLRNPTVGQQFIRLLAGRVAEREEQLLGMAYNSIRRRVADTLLRMHEQAAGSPGAAIYLSRDDMAALVGTAPESLIRTLSEFKNDGLIELTPKNIRVLQPDKLRRAHW, encoded by the coding sequence ATGAAAACCATCCTGCTGATTGAGGACAACGAGCTGATCCGCGAAAACACGGCCGAGATTCTGGAACTCTCGGGCTACCACGTGCTGACGGCCGAAAACGGGAAAATCGGGGTGGAGCGGGCCCTGGCCACCAAGCCCGACCTGGTGGTGTGCGACATCATGATGCCCGTGCTCGACGGCTACGGAGTGCTGCAGATTTTCAACCAGAATCCCCAGCTGGCCGGCGTGCCCTTCATTTTTCTGACGGCCAAAACCGAGCGCACCGACCAGCGCCGGGGCATGGAGCTGGGCGCCGACGACTACCTGACCAAGCCCTTCGACGAGGCCGAGCTGCTGAGCGCCATCAGCGGCCGCCTCAACCGCTTCCGCCACCTCAAGCCCGACTACGACCTGCAAGCCCCCGAGGGCCTGAACGAGTTTCTGGACGATGCCCGGGCCGTGGGCAACCTGGCCAGCCTCTCGGCCGACCGCCGGGTGCACACCGTCCGCAAAAAGCACGACATCTACCTCGAAGGCGACGAGCCCACGCGGGTCTACTTCGTGAAGAGCGGGCGGGTGAAAACGGTGAAAGCCACGGCCGGCGGCAAGGAGCTGATTACGGGCCTCTACGGCGCGGGCGAGTTTTTCGGCTACCTGCCCCTGCTCCAACAAACCGCGCACAGCGACTCGGCCGTGGCCGTCGACGACTCGGAGCTGGTTTACATCCCGCGCGACGACTTCGCCCAATTGCTGCGCAACCCCACGGTGGGCCAGCAGTTTATCCGGTTGCTGGCCGGGCGCGTTGCGGAGCGGGAAGAGCAGCTGCTGGGCATGGCCTACAACTCCATCCGGCGCCGCGTGGCCGATACGCTGCTACGCATGCACGAGCAGGCCGCCGGCAGCCCCGGGGCGGCCATCTACCTCTCCCGCGACGACATGGCCGCCCTGGTGGGCACGGCCCCCGAGTCGCTGATCCGCACCCTAAGCGAGTTCAAAAACGACGGCCTGATTGAGCTAACGCCCAAAAACATCCGCGTGCTCCAGCCCGACAAGCTGCGCCGCGCCCACTGGTAG
- a CDS encoding DUF92 domain-containing protein translates to MLINYLPTEATLFAWLPLLAVLGAGMLYSVRAGKLTTAGALTGGLLGVTIFLGAGWWGVALLSLFFGLGSAASAWKVTEKRHLGLAEENKGRRTAGQVLANAGVAALAGLLSWQLPLHAPLFQLMLAGSFAAATADTLSSELGNVYGRRYYNIWTLRPDTRGLNGVVSLEGTLLGLAGSALLALVYCLATSRLQHFLLLLVAGTVGNLADSVLGATVERRHLLSNNAVNTLNTAVGAGTAGVLYWLS, encoded by the coding sequence TTGCTTATCAACTATCTACCAACCGAAGCCACCCTGTTTGCCTGGCTACCGCTGCTGGCCGTGCTGGGCGCCGGCATGCTCTACAGCGTGCGGGCCGGCAAGCTGACCACCGCCGGCGCCCTGACCGGGGGCCTGCTGGGCGTGACGATATTTCTGGGGGCCGGCTGGTGGGGCGTGGCGCTGCTGAGCCTGTTTTTCGGGCTGGGCTCGGCGGCCTCGGCCTGGAAAGTAACGGAAAAGCGCCACCTGGGGCTGGCCGAGGAAAACAAAGGCCGGCGCACCGCCGGGCAGGTGCTGGCCAACGCCGGCGTAGCGGCCCTGGCGGGCCTGCTCAGCTGGCAGCTGCCGCTGCACGCGCCCCTGTTTCAGCTGATGCTGGCCGGGAGCTTCGCGGCCGCCACCGCCGACACGCTCTCCTCGGAACTGGGCAACGTGTACGGCCGCCGCTACTACAACATCTGGACGCTGCGGCCCGATACCCGGGGGCTGAATGGCGTCGTCAGCCTGGAAGGCACTTTGCTCGGGCTGGCCGGCTCGGCCCTCCTGGCCCTGGTATACTGCTTGGCGACCAGCCGTTTGCAGCATTTCCTGCTCTTGCTGGTGGCCGGCACCGTGGGCAACCTGGCCGACTCGGTGCTGGGAGCCACCGTGGAGCGCCGCCACCTGCTGAGCAACAACGCGGTGAACACCCTGAATACCGCCGTGGGCGCCGGCACGGCGGGCGTGCTCTACTGGCTGAGCTAA